The DNA sequence AGTTTTAGTAATCGAAAAAGGAAAACGTCTAGAAGGTAAGGACTTTCCTAAAACCAACTGGAACCTCAAACGCTGGCTCTGGCTCCCTCAGCTTAAATTCCACGGCCTTTTTAAAATGACTTTTTTCCGTCATATTTCCATCCTTTCCGGTGTAGGAGTCGGTGGTGGTTCCCTGGTCTATGCCAACACCCTGCCGGTACCCAAGTCCAAATTCTTCGAATCGGGCTCCTGGGCCGGCCTTGCAGACTGGCAAAAAGAACTCATGCCCTTTTATAACACAGCTCTCACTATGCTGGGAGCTTCCAAAAATCCGAGACTGGAAGCCGGAGATTTAGCCTTGCAGGAACTGGCAAAAAATATTGGTAAAGAAGATCATTTTGAACCTACACATGTAGCTGTTTTCTTCGGAGAACCTAATAAAACGGTTCCCGATCCTTATTTTGGTGGTAAGGGTCCGGAAAGAACCGGTTGTAACTTCTGCGGAGGTTGCATGATAGGTTGCCAGCATAATTCCAAAAATACGCTCGATAAAAACTACCTTTACTTTGCCGAAAAAAATGGAGCCACCATCCAGCCGGAATCCGAAGTCTATGATGTTTTACCTCTCGATGGGAATAAGGGAGAGACAGGTTACAAAATCAAATGGAGAAACTCCACATCTTCTTCCGGAAAAAAAGGAGAAGTTACAGCTAAAGGAGTTATTTTTGCCGGTGGAGTTTTAGGAACTGTTGATCTACTTTTACGCTTAAAAACCACATCACTACCAAATATCTCTGATATGATAGGAGGGAACATTCGCACGAACTCGGAAAGCATCATACCAATTACAACCTATGATAAAAGTAAAGAGTTCTGGAAAGGTGTGGCCATCGGTTCTATTCTGCACACAGATGAAAACAGTCACTTAGAACCTGTACGTTACTCAAAAGGTTCCGGTTTTTGGAGACTTCTACTTCTACCCATGGTCGATGGAAGCAATATGCTTATTCGTTTCTTCCAACTCTTCATCAACCTTATCAAACACCCGATTCGAAATTTTAAAATTATTTTTACAGACGACTGGTCTAAACGCACTTCTGTAATGCTTTTCATGCAAACACTGGATAGTACCCTTCGCTTTAAGCGGGGACTATTCGGTATGAAATCCACTATGGAGAAGGGAAAAAAGCCTTCTGCATTCATTCCTGAAGCTATTACTCTTTTTAAAAAATATGCTGAGATTATAAAGGGAATGCCCTTTGCCCTGGTAAATGAAGCAATACTGGGTATCCCGAGTACCGCCCACATTTTAGGAGGAGCCGTCATGGGAAAAGATGCTTCCGAAGGAGTGATAAACAGCGAAAATAGAGTATTCGGTTACGAAAATATGCTCGTTTGTGATGGTTCCATGATATCAGCGAACATTGGGGTGAATCCTTCTCTCTCGATCACTGCCATAAGCGAAAGAGCTATGAGTAAAATTCCCCCAAAGTCATAAACCCATTCAAGGATTATTTGCCGGGTTAGCCGGCATAGAAGGTGCCGATGGTGCGGAAGAGCCACCCGCACCGGGTCCCATCATTTTACTGAGTGCCGGCAATGCAGGCCTGCTAAATGTTCCTTTAATTTCAATACAATCCGTTTTATTTTGCATCTTATAAAGTTGCAGAAAACTTTCTACGTGTGGCCTTTCATTAGCAAAGGATTTTGTGAGTCTGGGACAGAGGCTCAAGTCCAAATTAGAATTGTTAAAATCTTTATTCAATACAATCCTGCCGTTCAGCTTTATACTCGCAATACTCGTACTGAATAAAATATTACTCAAAGAAATGCTTCCCTTGTTGAACTGCAATTCTCCGGAAATATTTTTTATCTTTACTCCGCTTAAATCACTATCTATTTCTGCAATAAAAGGAGATTTTACAATAGAACCTCCGATTACATCGATATTGGTTGTCCCCTGTAACTTTAAAAGGTCTCCTTCCAAGACATTACTCAACTTCCCTTTTAATAAGACATTCCTGAGTAAAAATTCAATACTGGAATTTTCAAAATTAAAAGAAATCAAGTCAAGCGTTCCATCAAATTTACCTGAGACAAGATTTATCAAAGAAGCGTTCAACTCTAATTTCTCAGTTTTTAAATTAACAGTAGAAGGAGTTTGAATCACGAGACTATCTACACTTCGAGAACCAAAATAAGAAAAATTTAGCTTTTTAAAATCAATAATCACACCGCTTGGTGCAGTCGCTCTGGCAATAAAATATCTTCCCAATTCTTCAAACGGAAAAATGTAAATAAAGAATATTACAAAAGAAATAAAACCTATAAACCAGAGTATTAGTTTTTCCTTAAGGCTTAACTTAGTGCTTTCGACCTCATCAAAGCCTTCGTCTCCGGCAAAGCCATCTTCAATTTCTAAAAATTCTTCCAGTTCCCTATCATCTTCTTCCGGAAGTAATTCTTCATTATCTAACATATTATTTTCCTATCATACTATACGAAGAAAGTTTAATATTTACATCATAGATCTCTTTCCCGGCCAGAGGTTTTCTAAATGTAAAATATTCTACCTTGCTATTTACCTGCTTGTTTACTTCAATATCATATAGAAGCTTAAACACATTATTGAGTTTTACGGATCGCAGGTTAATATCTACAGTTATTTTATTATATCTTTTTAAGATAACCGTTTTGGAATCCCTCATACTAAATAATTGCTCCATTAAGGCATGTCTTCTAAGTAATTCTTCCATCTTAGAAATAATCTGTTGTGAAGTCTGAGCCTGACCGGATTTCAAGGATTTATAGTAATGATAATCTTTAATCAACTTGTCCAGCTCAAGATACTGAGTTCTTGTTTCAGAAACCCTCTCAGAAAGATCAGTTCGAATTTTTTTTACCTTAGTAAAGACTAAAAATCCAATGAGCAGTAATACAACTAAAACTCCACCCAGAATAAATAGTCGTTCTCTTTCGTCAAATTTTTCCAGCATTATTTTTCCTTCACTTCCGGTAATTCCAACTTCACTTTAAAACTAACCTTATATTTATCCACTCCGTGAATCAAGCGCTTATTCGAAACTTCTACACCACTAAATTTTCTGGACTTTTTTAACCTGGCTTCTAATATTCCCAGATCATTAAACTCATGGACTCTACCAAAAATCTGCACATCTTTTCCCGAATATACAAAGTTATCGAGCATGAAATCGAAAGAACCTTTGTCGGGAAAATTATTATTTATATCCATGATCAGGTCTAAAACATTTTCTCTGCTCAAAAACAACCTGACAATCTCTGATTTTTTCTTTTCGGCCCGAACAGCATTATTGGCGGCTGTTATTACATCCTGAGAACCCTTATATTTCGTTTCAAAGCCTTTCTCATATTTTTGAATCAGACTTGCTTCGTTGGTTTTTATTTTCTTTTTATCAATAATAATCCCAATAATAAAAACTGTGAGATAAAGAATCGAAGCTAAACCCAGAAGAATAACATGAGGTCGAAATCGCTCCAGGTTAAACCGATTCAAATTTACTTTCTTGGAAAGTTCGGAGTCTAAAAATTCAACCTTCTCTCCGGCTTTAAACCTGTACTGATAACTGGCTCCAATACAGGTAGCATATAATGGATCTGTAATATGTACAGGAGTTGTATAACGTGCAATTTTTATGGATAGCTCTTTTCCGAAATATTCTTCAATTCCTGTAAATAAGGAACTACCGCCGCTCAAGTAAAGAACTGTAGGTTGGAAATCCTGCTTTAATGTATGAAAGCTTCTTAGAACTTCAAAGATAATAGAGTCGTATAAGGAAATAATAATCTTCCGAATTTCCTCCACATCTTCTTTTTTTAGATTAAATTGCCGTAAAAAACGGGGTTCAACTTCTGTTCCTTCCGGAATAAAGCCCAGACTTAATTTTATTTCTTCTGCTTCAGAATAACTTACCTCAAGATAA is a window from the Leptospiraceae bacterium genome containing:
- the pilM gene encoding pilus assembly protein PilM yields the protein MLNQQYLVIDYGTTHIKGMLVSDSFGTISILRTEMLPLVDITGEDEYEYNLVRFIQSFFPEEKNFILNLPTDKVIIRDIVIPLEKENAVWQALPFAVESLLPYPIETVSVKGSIWKKEEDNTSLVTFSSHHNDIVQTVLPLKRTDTQLKSVYTDLYSLAAIIKQHHINIDEMNVAQLDMGGKISIFNVIQSGKLLHSRYFNLGGDTITTEIARYLEVSYSEAEEIKLSLGFIPEGTEVEPRFLRQFNLKKEDVEEIRKIIISLYDSIIFEVLRSFHTLKQDFQPTVLYLSGGSSLFTGIEEYFGKELSIKIARYTTPVHITDPLYATCIGASYQYRFKAGEKVEFLDSELSKKVNLNRFNLERFRPHVILLGLASILYLTVFIIGIIIDKKKIKTNEASLIQKYEKGFETKYKGSQDVITAANNAVRAEKKKSEIVRLFLSRENVLDLIMDINNNFPDKGSFDFMLDNFVYSGKDVQIFGRVHEFNDLGILEARLKKSRKFSGVEVSNKRLIHGVDKYKVSFKVKLELPEVKEK
- a CDS encoding GMC family oxidoreductase, which encodes MSDLNLDYDYVIIGSGFGGSVSAHRLTEKGYKVLVIEKGKRLEGKDFPKTNWNLKRWLWLPQLKFHGLFKMTFFRHISILSGVGVGGGSLVYANTLPVPKSKFFESGSWAGLADWQKELMPFYNTALTMLGASKNPRLEAGDLALQELAKNIGKEDHFEPTHVAVFFGEPNKTVPDPYFGGKGPERTGCNFCGGCMIGCQHNSKNTLDKNYLYFAEKNGATIQPESEVYDVLPLDGNKGETGYKIKWRNSTSSSGKKGEVTAKGVIFAGGVLGTVDLLLRLKTTSLPNISDMIGGNIRTNSESIIPITTYDKSKEFWKGVAIGSILHTDENSHLEPVRYSKGSGFWRLLLLPMVDGSNMLIRFFQLFINLIKHPIRNFKIIFTDDWSKRTSVMLFMQTLDSTLRFKRGLFGMKSTMEKGKKPSAFIPEAITLFKKYAEIIKGMPFALVNEAILGIPSTAHILGGAVMGKDASEGVINSENRVFGYENMLVCDGSMISANIGVNPSLSITAISERAMSKIPPKS
- the gspN gene encoding type II secretion system protein GspN, whose product is MLDNEELLPEEDDRELEEFLEIEDGFAGDEGFDEVESTKLSLKEKLILWFIGFISFVIFFIYIFPFEELGRYFIARATAPSGVIIDFKKLNFSYFGSRSVDSLVIQTPSTVNLKTEKLELNASLINLVSGKFDGTLDLISFNFENSSIEFLLRNVLLKGKLSNVLEGDLLKLQGTTNIDVIGGSIVKSPFIAEIDSDLSGVKIKNISGELQFNKGSISLSNILFSTSIASIKLNGRIVLNKDFNNSNLDLSLCPRLTKSFANERPHVESFLQLYKMQNKTDCIEIKGTFSRPALPALSKMMGPGAGGSSAPSAPSMPANPANNP